From one Conyzicola nivalis genomic stretch:
- a CDS encoding DUF11 domain-containing protein — translation MSALGATSMLAAPAAYAAPGDPFPAADPLVFVAQQTPTQLFRAATDAAGNVVFAPEGGPAPVGYNAISYNTADNYLYGIVSTLSGTTAFPDQSLVRIGQGGVLTRVGTGTVAPPSTATSQNVGVFGPDGNLHHMSSASTTMYVTNPTTGANVRTITLSEALNAADLALNNGYLWAISSGTATVPAVMRRVDLATGAVTSFPLPVGVNSAQPYGAAWTFGNGNLGFSGNTTGTVYQIAVANAASANPTFTLVATSDGPASQQNDGAASPGLPTDLSIVKTGPAALIAGDTATYTLTVTNNGPGNSSGFVVNDTVPAPLTNVTSPDAACTVTGNAVQCIGGRLVAGATVTYTITASIPANIASGVANTATVTSNEQDPTPGNNTSTTTAGLPGIGIVKNAGTPVDVNGNGLTDAGDTIQYTFDVTNTGQVPLTGVAVNDPKVGAVTCPQTSLAVGATETCSATAAYTITPADVTTGAVDNTATVTGTTPDGDVITSTPSTTSTPTTAAAPGITIVKSASGPASYTAGEVVTYTFVVTNTGNVPLNTVTVDETAFTGTGGSPAITCPATTIAVGTQLVCTATYTLTAADVNAGTVTNSATATGTPTGSTTPITSTPSTVTIPITPAPALTVLKTVSPSVVALAGQTVEYSFRVTNIGNVTLTGVTIDETAFTGSGTVSAIDCPVTTLASGQFTTCTATYTVTQADVDAGGTVSNTATAVGTPPTGPAVTSTPSTAVVTPTQSPALTVVKTADATVAEVGQVVTYSFRVTNTGNLTITDPEVAEGTFTGSGDLSAIACPAGSLAPGDDVTCTATYTVTQADIDSGAISNTATVAGTTPGGGTTDPSDPSTVIVPTDPESALTVVKTADRQTVTAVGQIVTYSFRVTNTGTATITDPAVTEGAFSGSGTLSPLECAPGSSPLAPDASFVCTATYTVVAADLEAGNLTNTATVSGTTPGGGPITSVPSTATVTNGFAPVPPTPTPAPTPATPATPAVPAAIAGVLAHTGSDGVMPAAGAAVLLMLLGGAFLVVRRRKHHRQHDAA, via the coding sequence GTGTCCGCGCTCGGCGCGACGTCGATGCTCGCCGCTCCTGCGGCCTACGCGGCGCCCGGGGATCCGTTCCCCGCGGCCGACCCGCTGGTGTTCGTCGCACAGCAGACCCCTACGCAGCTGTTCCGAGCGGCTACGGACGCGGCGGGTAATGTGGTCTTCGCCCCGGAGGGCGGTCCAGCCCCGGTCGGGTACAACGCGATCTCATACAACACGGCCGACAACTACCTCTACGGCATCGTTAGCACGCTATCGGGAACTACCGCGTTCCCCGACCAATCGCTTGTGCGCATCGGCCAGGGCGGGGTCCTGACTCGTGTTGGAACCGGCACTGTCGCACCGCCAAGCACCGCCACGTCGCAGAATGTGGGCGTGTTCGGCCCGGACGGCAACCTCCATCACATGAGTAGCGCCTCGACCACGATGTACGTCACTAACCCCACCACGGGTGCGAACGTGCGGACGATCACACTCAGTGAAGCTCTGAACGCGGCGGACCTCGCTTTGAACAACGGCTATTTGTGGGCCATCTCGTCGGGTACCGCCACTGTCCCGGCGGTGATGAGGCGGGTCGACCTCGCCACGGGCGCGGTCACTTCGTTCCCGCTTCCCGTCGGCGTGAACTCCGCGCAGCCCTACGGTGCGGCATGGACGTTCGGTAACGGCAACCTCGGTTTCTCCGGAAACACGACCGGAACCGTCTACCAGATCGCTGTCGCCAACGCCGCGTCGGCGAACCCGACCTTCACCTTGGTCGCAACCAGCGACGGCCCCGCCAGCCAGCAAAACGACGGTGCTGCATCGCCCGGTCTGCCGACCGACCTGTCGATAGTGAAGACCGGGCCGGCCGCGCTCATCGCGGGTGACACGGCCACCTACACGCTCACCGTCACGAACAACGGCCCCGGCAACTCGAGCGGTTTCGTCGTCAACGACACGGTGCCCGCACCGCTCACTAACGTCACCTCCCCTGACGCCGCGTGCACAGTGACGGGCAACGCCGTCCAGTGCATCGGCGGACGTCTCGTCGCAGGCGCGACGGTGACCTACACGATCACAGCGTCGATCCCGGCGAACATCGCCTCCGGGGTCGCGAACACCGCCACCGTCACATCGAATGAGCAGGACCCGACCCCCGGCAACAACACCTCGACCACGACCGCTGGTCTCCCCGGCATCGGCATCGTGAAGAACGCTGGAACGCCGGTCGACGTCAACGGCAACGGCCTCACCGACGCCGGCGACACCATCCAGTACACCTTCGACGTCACCAACACCGGCCAGGTCCCACTGACCGGTGTCGCCGTCAACGACCCGAAGGTCGGCGCTGTCACCTGCCCGCAGACCAGCCTCGCGGTCGGCGCGACCGAAACCTGCTCGGCCACCGCCGCGTACACGATCACCCCGGCCGACGTCACGACCGGTGCGGTCGACAACACCGCGACAGTCACCGGCACCACGCCCGACGGCGACGTCATCACGTCGACCCCGTCGACCACCTCGACTCCGACCACGGCGGCTGCCCCGGGCATCACGATCGTAAAGTCCGCGAGCGGCCCGGCCAGCTACACGGCAGGCGAAGTGGTGACCTACACCTTCGTCGTCACCAACACCGGCAACGTGCCGTTGAACACGGTGACCGTGGACGAGACCGCCTTCACCGGAACCGGAGGCTCGCCTGCCATCACGTGCCCGGCGACGACGATCGCGGTGGGGACGCAGCTGGTCTGCACGGCCACCTACACGCTGACCGCGGCCGATGTGAACGCCGGTACCGTCACGAACTCCGCGACGGCCACGGGCACCCCGACGGGGTCTACGACGCCGATCACCTCGACGCCGTCGACCGTGACGATTCCCATCACCCCGGCCCCCGCCCTCACGGTCCTCAAGACGGTAAGCCCGAGCGTGGTCGCCCTGGCCGGGCAGACCGTGGAGTACTCCTTCCGCGTCACCAACATCGGCAACGTCACCCTCACCGGCGTGACCATCGACGAGACCGCGTTCACCGGCAGCGGCACAGTCTCGGCGATCGACTGCCCGGTGACGACTCTCGCCTCGGGCCAGTTCACCACCTGCACCGCCACCTACACGGTGACCCAGGCCGACGTCGACGCTGGCGGGACCGTGTCGAACACGGCGACGGCCGTCGGTACCCCGCCGACCGGCCCAGCCGTGACGTCGACCCCGTCGACGGCCGTCGTCACGCCTACCCAGTCGCCGGCCCTGACGGTCGTCAAGACCGCCGACGCCACGGTGGCCGAGGTCGGACAGGTCGTTACCTACTCGTTCCGGGTGACCAACACCGGCAACCTGACGATCACCGACCCAGAGGTCGCTGAAGGAACCTTCACCGGATCCGGCGACCTGTCGGCCATCGCCTGCCCGGCGGGTAGCCTCGCACCCGGCGACGACGTCACCTGCACCGCCACCTACACGGTGACGCAGGCCGACATCGACTCCGGCGCGATCAGCAACACCGCGACGGTCGCCGGTACCACGCCCGGCGGCGGCACCACCGATCCTTCGGATCCGTCGACCGTGATCGTGCCCACCGACCCGGAGTCGGCCCTCACCGTCGTCAAGACCGCCGACAGGCAGACCGTCACCGCCGTCGGCCAGATCGTGACGTACTCGTTCCGGGTGACCAACACCGGAACCGCGACCATCACCGACCCGGCCGTCACCGAGGGAGCATTCTCAGGCAGTGGCACGTTGTCGCCGCTCGAGTGCGCCCCGGGCAGCAGCCCGCTGGCACCCGACGCATCGTTCGTTTGCACCGCGACCTACACCGTCGTGGCCGCAGACCTCGAGGCCGGCAACCTGACGAACACCGCCACGGTGTCGGGCACCACCCCCGGCGGCGGACCGATCACGTCGGTCCCGTCGACCGCGACCGTCACGAACGGGTTTGCCCCCGTCCCGCCGACCCCGACACCCGCACCGACTCCGGCAACGCCAGCAACACCGGCGGTTCCCGCCGCTATCGCTGGCGTGCTGGCCCACACGGGTAGCGACGGCGTTATGCCCGCCGCGGGCGCGGCCGTGCTGCTGATGCTGCTCGGCGGCGCGTTCCTGGTGGTCCGCCGCCGAAAGCACCACCGCCAGCACGACGCCGCATAA
- a CDS encoding alpha/beta hydrolase produces the protein MSVPLDPYLLGRTRRIPTDPGWDPDRTNPDNARIYAEYFTDPTAYELPGAVVISDDVVPGPHDPIPVRIYRATNAHGPVAALLWMHGGGFAGGDLDMNESHVTSAEIAARSGALVVAVGYRLATDGVRYPVPLDDVEAAWQWLVANSDALGADARRLAIGGGSAGANLAAATVVRLGAADRPLPALMLLAYPALHFPLPAVDDDVHSVMAGLPPVLRAGASAIRAMFANYAGRISDLPHEVVPGHANVHGFPATRILISEYDDFRPSGELFALQLAEAGVPVETRLAEGMLHGHLNRTPALPEVSRSLDFFAAAFTQAGAGVQIRPE, from the coding sequence GTGAGCGTGCCCCTCGACCCGTACCTTCTCGGTCGAACGCGCCGGATCCCGACCGACCCCGGCTGGGATCCCGACCGCACCAACCCCGACAACGCCCGGATCTATGCCGAGTACTTCACCGACCCCACCGCCTACGAACTACCCGGGGCGGTCGTCATTAGCGACGATGTGGTGCCCGGGCCGCACGATCCGATCCCGGTGCGCATCTACCGCGCGACCAACGCCCACGGCCCGGTTGCGGCGTTGCTCTGGATGCACGGCGGCGGTTTCGCCGGCGGGGATCTCGACATGAACGAGTCGCACGTCACGAGCGCCGAGATCGCCGCCCGCTCGGGCGCGCTCGTCGTGGCCGTCGGCTACCGGCTCGCCACCGACGGTGTGCGCTACCCGGTTCCGCTCGACGACGTCGAGGCCGCATGGCAGTGGCTCGTCGCCAATTCAGACGCGCTGGGGGCGGATGCCCGACGGCTCGCGATCGGTGGCGGTAGCGCAGGGGCCAACCTGGCCGCCGCGACCGTTGTCAGGTTGGGCGCCGCCGACCGCCCGCTACCAGCGCTGATGCTCCTCGCCTATCCGGCCCTGCATTTTCCGCTTCCCGCCGTAGATGACGACGTGCACTCGGTGATGGCCGGGCTGCCGCCCGTTCTTCGGGCCGGTGCGTCGGCGATACGCGCGATGTTCGCCAACTACGCCGGCCGAATCTCTGACCTGCCGCACGAGGTGGTCCCCGGGCACGCAAACGTGCACGGCTTCCCCGCCACGCGCATCCTGATCAGCGAATACGACGACTTCAGGCCCTCGGGCGAACTGTTCGCACTGCAACTAGCCGAGGCGGGCGTGCCGGTAGAAACCCGGCTCGCGGAAGGGATGCTGCACGGGCACCTGAACCGAACACCGGCCCTGCCCGAAGTCTCACGCTCGCTCGATTTCTTCGCCGCCGCATTCACCCAGGCGGGAGCGGGCGTGCAGATACGCCCCGAATAG
- a CDS encoding family 1 glycosylhydrolase, which produces MTNTFPEGFVWGTGTSAYQVEGAWDVDGKVPSVWDTAMHSTLRTPDGTSGDRAIDQYHRLDEDLALLKDLGAGAHRFSVAWPRIVTDATGTVNQAGLDYYERLVDGLLERGIAPALNLYHWDTPQWMEDLGGMMTRDFAEHFGHLAAVVGERMGDRVAQWFTMNEPTHPSLAGYVAGFLPPARREGVAGMATVHYLLLAHGTSISALRAAGVSGQIGTILSMNGVVPATTHPDDIAAAERAEYFDGRLFLDPMLGRGHLPELAAVLGDTVRDGDLETIAQPMDVLGVNWYSTYTVASAERAAVHLAELPPRASMFLGFAPVTAGLGFAIVPAPGLPWGGAHRQLTPGGLRGALDWLAATYPEHPDVTITENGIGYPDVPYASGVIHDELRIEYLAWAIQEVADAIADGARVRGYHAWSSHDNLQYMAGFTQRFGLIHVDPDTLVRTPKASFDWYREVVRTGAVTAPASTTPGGDHVGIDISGVRNARGIGGLQTLDGRLVRDGLVFRSAGLHAITQAGRQQLAGLGVSTILDLRGTTETEKEPDQFPGVRVVSLPLHEPSDPEAGIVLGAVAGASGGPALREVYREIALTRGAEIVAGLRAITSAEGAVLAHCTAGKDRTGVFVALLLAAIGVRDDQIVRTYAESVERLGAEFRSEVSGLLGLHGGATIAEDTLDELLASPAELIEDVLAGIRHDHGTVAAYLAAHGFSYDELSELRRKLVV; this is translated from the coding sequence ATGACGAACACGTTTCCCGAAGGCTTCGTCTGGGGCACCGGAACATCCGCGTACCAGGTCGAAGGGGCATGGGACGTCGACGGCAAGGTGCCGTCGGTATGGGACACCGCGATGCACTCCACGCTGCGCACTCCCGACGGCACGAGCGGCGATCGTGCAATCGACCAATACCACCGTCTCGACGAGGACCTAGCCCTTCTAAAAGACCTCGGAGCCGGTGCCCACCGCTTCTCCGTGGCATGGCCGCGGATCGTGACCGATGCGACCGGCACCGTGAACCAGGCCGGGCTCGACTACTACGAACGGCTCGTCGACGGCCTACTCGAACGCGGCATCGCTCCCGCATTGAATCTCTACCACTGGGACACCCCGCAGTGGATGGAAGACCTCGGCGGCATGATGACCCGCGACTTCGCCGAACACTTCGGTCATCTGGCCGCAGTGGTAGGAGAGCGCATGGGCGACCGGGTCGCGCAATGGTTCACCATGAACGAGCCGACCCATCCCTCGCTGGCCGGCTACGTCGCCGGATTCCTGCCGCCCGCCCGCCGCGAAGGTGTGGCCGGTATGGCGACAGTGCACTACCTTCTACTCGCCCACGGCACATCGATCAGCGCGCTCCGCGCCGCGGGCGTGTCTGGGCAGATCGGCACCATCCTCAGCATGAACGGGGTCGTGCCGGCGACCACGCACCCCGACGACATCGCGGCGGCCGAACGCGCGGAGTACTTCGACGGCCGGCTCTTCCTCGACCCGATGCTGGGACGCGGGCACCTGCCCGAACTTGCCGCAGTACTCGGCGACACGGTGCGCGACGGCGACCTCGAGACGATTGCGCAGCCGATGGACGTCCTCGGGGTGAACTGGTATTCGACGTACACCGTGGCCTCGGCCGAGCGGGCAGCGGTGCACCTCGCCGAGCTTCCACCTCGCGCATCGATGTTCCTGGGCTTCGCGCCGGTCACCGCCGGCCTCGGCTTCGCCATCGTGCCCGCCCCGGGCCTGCCGTGGGGCGGCGCCCACAGACAGCTCACTCCCGGCGGGCTGCGCGGTGCGCTCGACTGGCTAGCTGCCACCTACCCCGAACATCCCGACGTGACGATCACCGAGAACGGGATCGGCTACCCGGACGTGCCTTACGCGAGCGGTGTCATCCATGACGAACTGCGCATCGAGTATCTTGCCTGGGCCATCCAGGAGGTCGCCGACGCGATCGCCGACGGCGCACGGGTGCGGGGTTATCACGCGTGGTCGAGCCACGACAATCTGCAGTACATGGCCGGGTTCACGCAGCGTTTCGGGCTTATCCACGTCGATCCCGACACGCTCGTGCGCACACCGAAGGCCTCGTTCGACTGGTACCGCGAGGTCGTGCGAACCGGCGCGGTGACCGCGCCAGCATCAACGACACCCGGTGGTGACCACGTCGGTATCGACATTTCAGGGGTGCGCAACGCGCGCGGAATCGGAGGGCTGCAAACGCTCGACGGACGATTAGTACGCGACGGTCTCGTCTTCCGCAGCGCCGGCCTGCACGCCATCACCCAGGCGGGCCGCCAGCAGCTTGCCGGGCTCGGCGTCAGCACGATCCTCGACCTGCGCGGTACGACGGAGACAGAGAAAGAGCCTGACCAGTTCCCGGGCGTGCGGGTCGTGTCTCTTCCGCTACACGAACCCTCGGACCCCGAAGCGGGAATCGTGCTGGGTGCCGTGGCTGGCGCGTCCGGCGGTCCGGCGTTGCGCGAAGTTTACCGGGAGATCGCGCTGACGCGGGGGGCTGAGATCGTGGCCGGACTGCGCGCGATCACCTCGGCGGAGGGCGCCGTCCTCGCGCACTGCACAGCGGGCAAAGACCGCACCGGCGTTTTCGTCGCGCTGCTGCTGGCCGCGATCGGCGTGCGTGACGACCAAATCGTCCGCACCTACGCCGAGTCGGTCGAGCGGCTCGGGGCGGAGTTCCGCTCCGAGGTGTCGGGGCTCCTCGGCCTACACGGAGGGGCCACAATCGCCGAAGACACCCTCGACGAACTGCTCGCCTCGCCTGCCGAGCTCATCGAAGACGTGCTGGCGGGCATTCGCCACGACCACGGCACGGTCGCGGCCTATCTGGCTGCACACGGATTCTCGTATGACGAGTTGAGCGAATTGCGTCGAAAGCTGGTGGTGTGA
- a CDS encoding ABC transporter ATP-binding protein, translating to MTTPDVLTVDNLVVGYGERVVLDGVSLSVPAGGSVGLVGESGSGKSTFARAILGLQKPRSGSIEIAGGEADHPVQMVFQDPISSLNPHRSTLDIVAEPLAIRGEGTRRQRRDTARELLARVGLDPHRFGDARPATLSGGQAQRVAIARALVARPTLLLCDEPVSSLDVSVQARVLNLLADLREETGLSLLVISHDLAVVRMIADSVSVLSEGRIVESGDTEQVISNPRHPYTRQLLDAAPRLPRLKENQ from the coding sequence ATGACCACACCTGACGTGCTCACGGTCGACAACCTCGTAGTCGGCTACGGCGAACGGGTCGTCCTCGATGGCGTGAGCCTGAGCGTGCCGGCCGGCGGAAGCGTCGGTCTAGTCGGAGAATCAGGGTCCGGTAAATCGACCTTCGCCCGGGCGATCCTCGGCCTCCAGAAGCCGCGCTCCGGATCCATCGAAATAGCAGGGGGCGAGGCAGACCATCCGGTACAGATGGTGTTCCAAGACCCGATCTCGTCGCTCAATCCGCACCGGTCGACCCTCGACATCGTCGCTGAACCGCTCGCAATCCGCGGGGAAGGCACGCGACGGCAGCGCCGCGACACCGCCCGCGAGCTGCTCGCCCGCGTCGGCCTCGATCCCCACAGATTCGGGGACGCGCGCCCCGCAACCCTGTCCGGCGGCCAGGCCCAGCGGGTCGCGATCGCCCGCGCGCTCGTCGCCCGTCCGACGCTACTGCTCTGCGACGAACCGGTCTCCTCGCTCGACGTCTCCGTGCAGGCCCGCGTGCTCAATCTGCTCGCCGACTTGCGCGAGGAGACAGGGCTCAGCCTCCTCGTCATCTCCCACGATCTTGCTGTGGTGCGCATGATCGCCGACTCCGTCTCGGTGCTCTCCGAGGGGCGCATCGTCGAGAGCGGCGACACCGAACAGGTCATCTCCAACCCCCGACACCCATACACCCGGCAGCTGCTCGACGCAGCGCCACGACTTCCCCGGCTGAAAGAGAACCAATGA
- a CDS encoding ABC transporter ATP-binding protein — protein MNSQPILEVRDLTATVLSRGTERTVVDGVSFSLARGRSLGIVGESGAGKSMLIRSILGVHPPGVTMRVTGSVRLDGHDMLSLRGRERRRALATSVGMIHQDPLRSLNPTIRVGNQLTETLTFTGTAGRRERTRRGIELMRSVGFRNPESESRRYPHELSGGQRQRIGIGAASLTEPALLIGDEPTTALDVTVQKRVLDLMDDTRSRTGSSMMLVTHDLGVAAERCDEIVVMRAGRIVEEGITAEVIASPAHHYTRALLDSIPRLDGPRLRRLRTSADGALS, from the coding sequence ATGAACTCCCAACCGATCCTCGAGGTGCGCGACCTCACCGCCACCGTGCTGAGCCGCGGCACCGAACGCACAGTCGTCGATGGCGTGTCGTTCTCCCTCGCGCGCGGGCGCTCCCTCGGAATCGTCGGCGAATCCGGCGCGGGCAAATCGATGCTCATCCGCTCGATCCTCGGCGTGCACCCGCCCGGAGTAACCATGCGCGTGACCGGAAGCGTGCGACTCGACGGGCACGACATGCTCTCCCTTCGCGGACGCGAGCGCCGTAGGGCCCTCGCCACCAGCGTCGGCATGATCCACCAAGACCCGCTGCGATCGCTCAACCCTACGATCAGGGTGGGTAATCAGCTCACGGAGACGCTGACCTTTACGGGCACCGCGGGCCGCCGGGAACGCACACGTCGCGGCATCGAGCTGATGCGCAGCGTCGGGTTCCGCAACCCCGAATCCGAGTCGCGGCGCTACCCCCACGAGCTGTCCGGCGGGCAGCGCCAACGTATCGGAATCGGCGCAGCCTCGCTCACCGAGCCGGCCCTACTCATCGGAGACGAACCGACGACGGCTCTCGACGTCACCGTGCAGAAAAGAGTGCTCGATCTGATGGATGACACACGCTCTCGAACTGGCTCGAGCATGATGCTCGTCACCCACGATCTCGGTGTCGCTGCCGAGCGCTGCGACGAGATCGTCGTGATGCGGGCCGGTCGCATTGTCGAGGAGGGGATCACCGCCGAGGTAATCGCATCCCCCGCGCACCACTACACCCGCGCTCTTCTCGACAGCATCCCGCGTCTCGACGGCCCCCGTCTCCGGCGTCTTCGCACCTCGGCAGACGGAGCACTCTCATGA
- a CDS encoding ABC transporter permease, with product MENSAAEQDGLFAREIAKERASPDRRRSRDVVDGRVVKAAAFEQIEGRGPDVFSGAFGTDNLGRDVFSRSLHGAGASAVVALVTVIVGGGVGILLGVWAGLRRGIADAITGLLTDVTIALPSLIIVATIVTLAGPSLPTISLTIAAFAIPVFARLSRSATLSIATENHVIVARTLGASGWRILTREVLPGGLPVMMPFVLTTLATAIVAEGALSFLGFGLRPPEPSWGGLIAEGRTQLALAPWVTLLPALLLCATILSINVLGEHLREAKR from the coding sequence GTGGAAAACTCCGCCGCTGAACAGGACGGCCTCTTTGCACGAGAAATAGCGAAAGAACGTGCGTCGCCCGACCGACGCCGCAGCCGCGATGTCGTCGATGGTCGTGTTGTCAAAGCCGCGGCTTTCGAACAGATCGAGGGCCGCGGCCCGGATGTCTTCTCGGGTGCGTTCGGTACCGACAACCTCGGCCGCGACGTGTTCTCACGATCCCTGCACGGGGCGGGCGCCAGCGCCGTGGTCGCACTCGTGACAGTGATAGTCGGCGGGGGAGTCGGCATCCTGCTCGGCGTCTGGGCGGGCCTACGCCGTGGCATCGCGGATGCCATCACGGGGCTCCTGACCGATGTCACGATCGCCCTGCCGTCGCTGATCATCGTGGCCACGATCGTCACTCTCGCAGGCCCCAGCCTGCCGACCATCTCCCTTACCATCGCCGCCTTCGCCATCCCCGTCTTCGCCCGACTCAGCCGCAGCGCGACACTCTCCATCGCCACTGAAAACCACGTCATCGTCGCCCGCACGCTCGGCGCGAGCGGCTGGCGCATTCTCACCCGCGAAGTGTTGCCGGGCGGGCTGCCCGTCATGATGCCGTTCGTGCTGACCACACTGGCCACCGCGATCGTCGCCGAGGGTGCTCTCAGCTTCCTCGGATTCGGACTGCGACCGCCAGAGCCCTCCTGGGGTGGGCTCATCGCCGAGGGCCGCACCCAGCTCGCCCTCGCCCCGTGGGTCACCCTGCTGCCCGCCTTGCTGCTCTGCGCCACCATCCTGTCGATCAACGTGCTCGGCGAGCACCTCAGAGAGGCAAAACGATGA
- a CDS encoding TetR family transcriptional regulator: MDDIAAAASVGRRTFFRYFSCKEAVLFSGGVFHDVADDLDQALTSGLAPVRALIWAIEKDAYGAEDPDDITIRRRRIRVALLEKPSVAAYYRGEVARMAQVVTAVIYQHPEHATVRFLPELVGGLLHTMTLEHLESGETHHFSVDADAWRTALRALERGFDT; this comes from the coding sequence ATCGACGACATCGCGGCTGCGGCGTCGGTCGGGCGACGCACGTTCTTTCGCTATTTCTCGTGCAAAGAGGCCGTCCTGTTCAGCGGCGGAGTTTTCCACGACGTAGCCGACGACCTCGATCAGGCGCTGACCTCCGGCCTCGCCCCCGTGCGCGCCCTCATCTGGGCGATAGAAAAAGATGCCTACGGCGCCGAAGACCCGGATGACATCACGATCCGCCGCCGACGCATTCGAGTAGCTCTATTAGAAAAGCCCAGCGTGGCCGCCTACTACAGGGGAGAGGTCGCCCGGATGGCTCAAGTAGTGACAGCCGTGATCTACCAGCACCCGGAGCATGCCACTGTTCGGTTCTTGCCCGAACTGGTAGGTGGACTGCTTCACACCATGACCCTCGAGCACCTAGAAAGCGGCGAAACACACCACTTCTCCGTCGACGCCGACGCTTGGCGAACCGCCCTCCGCGCGCTTGAGCGCGGCTTCGACACCTAG
- a CDS encoding helix-turn-helix transcriptional regulator — MGLSLRVDKGASQRRIVLPNRRSKSVWRPAWERCSYAENHRVAQNRALPADADTLAGLLRAWRGRLLPKDVGLESYGRRRTAGLRREELAQLAGVSVDYVMRLEQGRSRTPSAQIVTALARALQLDRTETDVFYRAAGLAPPGAGAVSHHIPPGVHRMLVRMSDLPLAVFAADWTLLHSTPLWRALFGAPSVLSDPSQNLIVQTFVENSIVDIATAHGGPDAFERALVADLRRTAVALSGDMRFQAFVAQVRGQSPRFAVLWDEGRAAAHQSMVKTVHSPVVGDITLDCDVVTVPDSDIKLVVYSATERSPDAQKLDFLRVGAVRAQIQAGR, encoded by the coding sequence GTGGGTCTCAGCCTGCGCGTCGACAAAGGGGCTAGCCAGAGAAGGATTGTGCTACCCAACCGCAGGAGCAAGTCGGTCTGGCGGCCAGCGTGGGAAAGGTGTTCCTATGCTGAAAATCACCGGGTGGCGCAGAATAGGGCCTTGCCAGCCGACGCCGATACTCTCGCTGGCCTGTTGCGCGCTTGGCGGGGACGATTGCTTCCCAAGGACGTCGGGTTGGAGTCCTACGGGCGGCGACGGACAGCGGGGCTGCGTCGGGAAGAGCTTGCCCAGCTCGCCGGTGTCAGCGTCGACTACGTAATGCGACTTGAACAGGGGCGCTCCCGCACACCATCAGCCCAGATTGTGACAGCCCTCGCTAGAGCACTTCAACTCGACCGCACGGAGACTGATGTCTTCTACCGTGCCGCAGGTTTGGCACCACCCGGAGCAGGGGCCGTCTCCCACCACATCCCTCCGGGCGTGCACCGAATGCTGGTGAGGATGTCCGACCTTCCTCTCGCGGTATTCGCCGCTGATTGGACGTTATTGCACTCGACCCCGCTCTGGCGGGCCCTTTTTGGTGCCCCGTCCGTACTGAGCGATCCCTCCCAGAATCTCATCGTGCAGACGTTCGTGGAGAACAGCATCGTCGACATCGCCACTGCTCACGGCGGCCCCGATGCCTTCGAACGTGCCCTCGTTGCGGACCTCCGCCGAACTGCAGTAGCCCTCAGCGGCGACATGCGCTTCCAAGCCTTCGTCGCCCAGGTCAGAGGGCAAAGTCCTCGCTTCGCAGTTCTCTGGGATGAAGGGCGCGCGGCCGCTCATCAATCAATGGTGAAAACCGTGCACAGCCCCGTCGTCGGAGACATCACCCTCGACTGTGACGTCGTCACCGTCCCCGACTCGGACATCAAACTCGTCGTCTATTCCGCAACCGAGAGAAGTCCCGACGCGCAGAAACTTGACTTTCTCCGTGTCGGGGCTGTCCGAGCGCAGATCCAAGCCGGCCGGTAA
- a CDS encoding putative quinol monooxygenase — protein sequence MTATPNGYVTVIWETKAKPGKEADLKAFITAAVTPSRNDAGNIDYEAHEVDGRPGAFVIYERWETREHLDAHLSAPRMQDLVPQMLELIEGSIEDGITLLRPFRPTH from the coding sequence ATGACTGCCACACCGAACGGATACGTCACCGTCATCTGGGAAACCAAAGCGAAGCCCGGGAAGGAAGCCGACCTCAAGGCGTTCATCACCGCCGCCGTCACCCCGTCCCGGAATGACGCCGGAAACATCGACTACGAAGCGCACGAGGTCGACGGTCGGCCAGGCGCGTTCGTGATCTACGAGCGGTGGGAGACCCGGGAGCACCTTGATGCGCACCTGAGCGCGCCTCGGATGCAGGACCTCGTCCCGCAGATGCTTGAGCTCATCGAGGGATCTATCGAAGACGGCATCACGCTTCTTCGTCCCTTCCGCCCCACGCACTGA